In Mycobacterium sp. ITM-2016-00317, the genomic window GAGAAGGAGGCTCCGGCCGCACCGGACTCCGAAGCAGGCGGTGCCGACGAGTGACCGCTGCTCGCTGACGTGGTTCCCGCGCTCGCCGACCGCCCCGTAGATGCTCCAGCCCTAGTTGAGTGGCTCGGTCAGTGAATTGCTCTGCAGGACAGCGGGGCTGACGTCCCGTTTCCTACCGTCGGGCATCTGAATGCTCGCGGGAAGGGCGTGTGCGAGCGTCAGGTCGAGCGGCGATGAGTTTCGCACCGGTTCACTGTCTGCACTGACACACCCGGTCGAACACCGCCCCGAAGGAGAGCACCATGGTCACTTACACTTTCGACGTCTTCTCCAGCCTGGACGGCTGGGGCGGTATCAGCGGCGGGGATTGGGGCGGTTACTGGGGCAAGCAGGGCCCCGAGTTCCTCGAGCACCGCCTCGCACAGTATGCGACGGATCAGCGGATGGTATTCGGGCGCAACACGTATCAGGCTTTCACCCAGATGCTTCGATCAGACACCGAGGAGTCCGTCCGTGACCCCTGGGTCACCCGGATGATCAGCCTTCCGGCGACGGTGGTGTCGTCGACCCTGACGGGACCCCTCGACTGGCACGACGCGACCCTCGCGAGTGGGGACGCCGTCGGCGTGGTCGCGGCCCTCAAGCAGGAGTCCGACGTGCCGTTGCGTTCGCACGGCAGCCTGTCGATGAACCGGGCACTGATGGCCGCCGGTCTCGTGGACCGCATTCAGCTGACGGTCTTCCCGGTGATCACCGGGAAGACCGGTGACGACCCGATCTTTCTGGGCGCGGCCGATTTCGATCTGGAGATGAGCGAAAGCCGGACGTTCGACGGCAGAATCCAGGAACTCACCTACCGACCCCGCCTGCACAGCTGAGCTCGCCGATCCAGCAACTCCCCTGCCACGCGCATGGGAGTTCGTTATGCTCCGACGAATCAAGGCATTTCGGTGCCGGAATCGACAAGAGGTGCCGTTCGATGGATGAATTCCCGCAGGACTACCAGATCTTCGACCTCGGCGACGTGACGCTGCAACACGGTGCGACGCTGCGCGACGCGAAGCTCGCGTACAAGACCTACGGCGAACTGAATGCCGACAAGACGAACGCGGTCGTGTTCCCGACGTGGTACTCCGGCCGCCACTGGGACAACGAGTGGTTGATCGGCGACGGGATGGCTCTGGATCCGGCGAAGTACTTCATCATCGTCCCGAACATGCTGGGCAACGGGCTGTCGACCTCGCCGTCCAACACGCCTCCGCCCTACGATGCGGCGCGGTTCCCGAACGTCACCTTCTACGACCAGGTCGAGCAGCAGCACAAGCTCGTGCGGTCGTTCGGCATCGAGACACTGGCACTCGTGACCGGCTGGTCGATGGGTGCCGGGCAGACCTACCAATGGGCCGTCAGCTATCCGGACATGGTGCAGCGCGCCATGCCGTTCTGCGGTTCCTCCAAGACCAGCGAGCACAACATCGTGTTCCTCGAAGGCGTCAAGGCCGCGCTGACGGCAGACGCCGCGTTCAAGGAGGGCTGGTACACCGACAAACCGGTCAGGGGACTGCGCGCCGCCGCCCGCGTCTACGCCGGGTGGGGTTTCTCGCAGGCCTTCTACTGGGAGCAGGAGTACAAGAAGATGGGCTACTCCTCCCTCGAGGACTTCCTCGTCGGCTTCTGGGAGGGCTTCTTCCTCGACCGCCGCGACCCCAACAATCTGCTGACCATGCTCTGGACATGGCAGAACGGCAACGTCGGTGCGACACCGGGCCGCGGGTTCGACGGCGATCAGGTCGCGGCGCTGAAAACGATCAAGGCCAAGATGATCGTCCTGCCTGCCGAAAAGGACCTCTACTTCCCGCCCGAGGACGAGGAGTTCGCGGTCAGCCACATCCAGAACGCCGAGTTGCGGGTCATCCCAGGCATTTACGGCCATTTCGCCGGTGGAGACGCCAACCCCGTGGACAACACGTTCATCGACGACGTCCTCAAGGAGCTCCTAGCCGACTGACTCGGAAGACACCCCCGGCCGATGTCCAAGGTGCCGGTTTCAGCAGTTGCCCGTGACGCCTCACTGCGGCCGGGTGAACGCCCTGCGCACAGCGGTGGCCAGCGCGGCGCGACGCCGATCGTGGAGGTCGGCGCCGTCGTCGGCTGATGCGGCGATCTGCAGGGATGCCGGTGACCAGCTCAACGCCATGGCGGTGACCATCGACAGGATGTCGACCGGGTCGATCGTGGGGTCCACGTGCCCCGCGGCTTGAGCAGCGGCGATCGCCGAGACTCTGCCGGCGTCCGGATCGCCGGGCAGCAGGTCGCCACTCGGGTTGCGTTCCAGACGCATCCACGCAGCCAGGCGGACCAACTCCGGCCGGTGCAGACACGTGTCGTAGAGCCCTACCGCGTATCCGGGCAGGTCGTCCACGTCGAATGTCACTTCGCCGACCAGCCTCTCGATGTGGATGGAGAACACCTCGTCGAAGAGGCGCTCTTTGCTGCCGAAGTATTGGTAGAGCTGGGCCTTGTTCGACCGCGCCGTTGCGACAATGCGGTCCACCCGGGCGCCGGCGATGCCGCGTTCGGCGAACTCGGCCGCGGCAGCCTCCAAGAGGCGTTGGCGGGTGACCTCACCGCGGCGGGTGGGCGCAGCAGGCATACCGCGGATTTTAGACAGACTGGTTGGTCTGTGAGCGAGAACCCGCTACTCTAAACAGACTAGTTGGTTTACTTTGGAGGCATCATGCCGCGACGAGTGCGAGGACTGGCCGCCGACGGCCAGGCGCAACCGCTCCACGAGTGGGAGTTCGATCGCCGGGACCTGCGCCCCGACGACGTAGCGGTCACCGTCGACTTCTGCGGCGTGTGCCACAGCGATGTGCACGCTTGGCACGGCGAGCCCAGCTACGGCGGCGCCACTTTCCCGCTGGTGCCGGGGCACGAATTCGTCGGCACCGTCGCGGAGGTGGGTGGCGCGGTGACGGAGTTCGCCGTGGGCGACAAGGTCGCAGTGGGTAACATCGTCGACTCCTGCCGGGTGTGCCAGATGTGCACCACCGGGCACGAGCAGTTGTGCGTCGACTTCCCCACCCTGACGTACGGAGGTGTCGACCGCCGCGACGGCCTGCCCACCTATGGCGGGTACTCGACGGAATACGTGGTGACCGAGGGGTTCGTGTACCACCTGCCCGACGGGCTGGACCCGGCCGGCGCTGCGCCGCTGATGTGTGCAGGCGTCACCGTGTGGGAACCGCTGGCGCAGTACAAGATCAGCCCCGGCATGACGGTCGGCATCGTCGGCCTGGGCGGTTTGGGCCACCTCGCCCTCAAGTTCGCCCACGCCCTCGGCGCCGACGTCCACCTCTTCACCACGTCGCCGGCCAAGGGCGAGGCGGCCCGCGCCCTGGGCGCCTCGGACGTCGTGGTGTCCACCCACGACGCGCAGATGGCCGACGCCCGCGGCCGGTATGACTTCATTCTCGACACCGTCCCTGTCTCTCACGACATCTCGAATCACCTCGCCACCGTGCGGCCGGGCGGCACCCTGTGCCAAGTGGGGGCTCTCGACGCGGTCACCTTCGAACCGGCGGCGCTATTGGGACGCAGTGTGGCGATGTCCGGAAGCGGCGGCCGGCCGGGCACACGCCAGATGCTGGACTTCTGCGCCGCACACGGCATCACCGCCGACGTGGAGGTGCTCCCGGCGACCGCGGTCAACGACGCGTTGGCCCGATTGGAACGCAATGACGTGCGATTCCGGTTCAGCCTCGACATGACCACGATGCGGTGATCCGGCCCAGCGCCTACCGTCGTTGGTGATGGTCGAGAAACGTCGTCTTCACGCGTGGCGGCGGGCACTGTTGACGGCCACCACGGAAGGACCCACGATGCCCGCCGCTTCCGATTCCGACCCGCTCGTTCTCGACCGGCTGCGCGAGGCGATCAATTCCGGCGACGCTTCGCGGGTGGCCGACTGCTTCACCGCTGACTTCCACGCGGAATTGCCCCACCATCCCGAGCGGAGCTTCACCGGCGCGGACCGCGTGCTCGCCAACTGGACCGCGGTCTTCACCACCGCACCCGATCTCACCGCCAGGGTGCTGCGCACGGCTCGCGGCGGCGCAGAGATCTGGTCGGAATGGGAGATCACCGGCGTCGACACCGCCGGCGCCCCGGTGACGTTCGCCGGGCCCGTGATCGTGACC contains:
- a CDS encoding dihydrofolate reductase family protein, which produces MVTYTFDVFSSLDGWGGISGGDWGGYWGKQGPEFLEHRLAQYATDQRMVFGRNTYQAFTQMLRSDTEESVRDPWVTRMISLPATVVSSTLTGPLDWHDATLASGDAVGVVAALKQESDVPLRSHGSLSMNRALMAAGLVDRIQLTVFPVITGKTGDDPIFLGAADFDLEMSESRTFDGRIQELTYRPRLHS
- a CDS encoding alpha/beta fold hydrolase; the protein is MDEFPQDYQIFDLGDVTLQHGATLRDAKLAYKTYGELNADKTNAVVFPTWYSGRHWDNEWLIGDGMALDPAKYFIIVPNMLGNGLSTSPSNTPPPYDAARFPNVTFYDQVEQQHKLVRSFGIETLALVTGWSMGAGQTYQWAVSYPDMVQRAMPFCGSSKTSEHNIVFLEGVKAALTADAAFKEGWYTDKPVRGLRAAARVYAGWGFSQAFYWEQEYKKMGYSSLEDFLVGFWEGFFLDRRDPNNLLTMLWTWQNGNVGATPGRGFDGDQVAALKTIKAKMIVLPAEKDLYFPPEDEEFAVSHIQNAELRVIPGIYGHFAGGDANPVDNTFIDDVLKELLAD
- a CDS encoding TetR family transcriptional regulator, producing MPAAPTRRGEVTRQRLLEAAAAEFAERGIAGARVDRIVATARSNKAQLYQYFGSKERLFDEVFSIHIERLVGEVTFDVDDLPGYAVGLYDTCLHRPELVRLAAWMRLERNPSGDLLPGDPDAGRVSAIAAAQAAGHVDPTIDPVDILSMVTAMALSWSPASLQIAASADDGADLHDRRRAALATAVRRAFTRPQ
- a CDS encoding NAD(P)-dependent alcohol dehydrogenase, with protein sequence MPRRVRGLAADGQAQPLHEWEFDRRDLRPDDVAVTVDFCGVCHSDVHAWHGEPSYGGATFPLVPGHEFVGTVAEVGGAVTEFAVGDKVAVGNIVDSCRVCQMCTTGHEQLCVDFPTLTYGGVDRRDGLPTYGGYSTEYVVTEGFVYHLPDGLDPAGAAPLMCAGVTVWEPLAQYKISPGMTVGIVGLGGLGHLALKFAHALGADVHLFTTSPAKGEAARALGASDVVVSTHDAQMADARGRYDFILDTVPVSHDISNHLATVRPGGTLCQVGALDAVTFEPAALLGRSVAMSGSGGRPGTRQMLDFCAAHGITADVEVLPATAVNDALARLERNDVRFRFSLDMTTMR
- a CDS encoding nuclear transport factor 2 family protein; its protein translation is MPAASDSDPLVLDRLREAINSGDASRVADCFTADFHAELPHHPERSFTGADRVLANWTAVFTTAPDLTARVLRTARGGAEIWSEWEITGVDTAGAPVTFAGPVIVTTRDGQINWARFYLDPVT